In Antechinus flavipes isolate AdamAnt ecotype Samford, QLD, Australia chromosome 6, AdamAnt_v2, whole genome shotgun sequence, the sequence CTGCTGGGTACAAGCTGAGTTAGGAGCTGGAGAGGGCGACTGGGACGCTCCTCCCCATGCCCAGGAAGCCCGAGGTCAGCCCGGCTCAGAACTGGGCGCGGCGGGAAGTTCTTTCTTCCCAGGGAAAGTTCGGCTGAACCTGGGCTCGGGATGGGAAGAGGGAGATGAGTCAGCCTGGGCTGGGCTGGACAGGCGGGAGCTGCATTCCGGGGCAGCGTCCACGCCTCTGAGACTGGCAGATGGGGAGGGGACCCGGAGCAacgtggggaaagggagggggagggggctcgAATTAggctgggagaaggggaagaaagagaaagaaaaagggaggaaggaaggaagggggaggggaggaggatgggagggaagtgtgaagaaaggaaggaaggaagggggaggggaaggagaaagggagggaaagaggaaggaaggaaggaaggcagagagacagagagacacacagagagagacagagaaagagaaagaaagaaaaagacagaggcagagggagagagacagaaagagagacagagacacacacacacagagaaagagacaaagaaaaaagagacagagacagagggggagagagacacagagagagacagagacagtgggaaagatagagacacagagacacagagagagacagagacagagagagagacacgcaggcagagaaagagagagagacacgcagacagagaaagagagaaacagagagacagagaaagagacacacacagagacacagagagaggggaaggcaGAAGGGTGAAGAGGAATAGGGGTCCTaaggaagagacctcagagagcCGGCGGGGAGAAGAGAAAGGCGCCGAGAGTGGCGGGCTGGAGGCTGGTGCCGGGGAGGGAGGCCAGGCGAGGGTGGCAGATGGGGCAGGAGAGCGGGCGGGGGCGATCTGGGGCCTCGGAAAGACAAAGAGGCCGGGAAGGGGGCGGGGCGCCGGCCGTGGCCGCGACGCACATGGAAGGCACCGGGCCGGCCTGGGCGGGGCAGGGGGCGGGCTCTGGGGCGGGAGGAAGCCGCTCTTCCATAAAGCCACGACCGGGGGCCGGCGGCCGCAGTATCAGCGTCATCCCGGGCCCTCAGaggagccgccgccgccgccgcgcccGCAGCGCGCCCCGAAGCCGCACCGTCCGTCCGTCGCGTCGCCGCAGAGCCGGGCTGCGCGCtgcgccccccctccccctctctgtgTCCGTGCCGTCGCGGGCGCTACAGTCGGTCCACGCTGGGGGCGGAAGGACCTGAGGCCGCTGGGTCGGGAACCATGAAGGTCCCGGGCGCCGTGCTCCGTGAGGGCGAGCTGGAGAAGCGCAGCGACAGCCTGTTCCAGCTCTGGAAGAAGAAGCTGGTGGTGCTGAGCACCGACCGCCTGAGCCTGTTCCCCGACGGCCCGGCGGCGGCCCGCAGGGGCGCGCGCCCCAAGGAGCTGAGCTTCCACTCCATCCTCAAGGTGGACTGCGTGGAGCGCACGGCCAAGCACGTCTATTTTACCATAGTCACCAGGGACCGCAAAGAGATCGACTTCCGCTGCCCCGACGAAAGCTGCTGGAACGCCTCCATCACCATGGCGCTCATCGACTTCCAGAACCAGCGTGCCATCGAGGATTTCAGGAGCCGGCAAGAACTGGAGCGGGAGCGGGAACGGGAGCAAGCGGGGCCACCCGAGCGCCGGCTGGCCCGCGCGCCCTGAGCCGCACACCCGCCGGCCTATCCGACTGACCGAGAGAGAGCAGGTGAGGCTGGGGGGGAACGGGCTCGCACGGACCCCGGGGCGTTCCTGTGGGAGAACGCGGGTCGGGACAGCTGCTTTCGGGTCTCGTCCCGAATTCCCACCTCCTGACTCCCGCTGCTCTGACTTGGGAGTGGGAGGGCAGGAGCTGGCCCGCGCCTCCCTCAGGGAACCGGCCCGGTGGGACCTGGGGTCTGCCCTCTGGAGAATGGGGATGGCTCTCGAGGCAAGCCTTCGGACTCTGCCCGGGCCGGGATCCCCAAAGCCTTTATCTTCTGCTCCTCGCCCACTCCCATCCCATCTACGGGTCTCCATGTGGTTCCACCCTAGTGCCCTGGGGGATATTTTGCCTGGGGGAGCCCTTGGGTCTCCGCAGAGGAAGCTGCCGGCTGGGCAGGATTGAGCCC encodes:
- the PHLDA2 gene encoding pleckstrin homology-like domain family A member 2 is translated as MKVPGAVLREGELEKRSDSLFQLWKKKLVVLSTDRLSLFPDGPAAARRGARPKELSFHSILKVDCVERTAKHVYFTIVTRDRKEIDFRCPDESCWNASITMALIDFQNQRAIEDFRSRQELEREREREQAGPPERRLARAP